A region of the Corynebacterium falsenii genome:
GGATGCAGGTATCCATCGCCGAAGGATTGGACTCGTTGTAGGAATCGACGAGCTGTTTGGCCCCGGCGTTTTCCACCTCCGGTGCCGCCCACACGGTGAGGTCGAACTTTTGCCCCGTGCATTCGGGCGCGGCGAGGTTGTCGTTGTTGCGGTTATCGACAACCGTCCACGCGATCACTACCGCCACGATCGCGATGAGCGCTGCGATGGCAGCCCAGATCCACCCCGCGATGCGATAGTTCGACTTTCCGCTTCCGTGACGACCCATGGACAACCTTTCCGCGATCAGTTCTGCTCATGTTTGTTATTCGGTACTGTCCCTCTAGTCTAAAGCACTCACATCGGCCACAGTGCTGGGCCGAAATATGGGGCTGTTAGGCCAGCTCAGCGTGCAGCCGCCGTGGCCCCAGCAATCTCCCGCGCCTCGGCAATGACGTCCAACAACTCAACCCGCATCCGCTGGCCCCGCTCCATGAGTCCCTGCTGGCGCCGCACGTATTCCGCCCGCCCTGCAGGAGTCTCGATCCGCACTGGGTCGAACCCCCACTCGCGCAAGTCATACGGGCTGGCTTCCATGTCGAGCCGACGTACGTCGCACGCCAACTCGAACGTCTCTAGCCACAGTTCGCCCGGCACGAGTGGCCCGAGCTTGGTGGCCCACTTGTACAGATCCATCGTTGCGTGCAGGCATCCGGGCTGCTCCATCTGGATCTGCGTCTCCCGCGTGGGTGCGTGCGCGTTGCGCGGTGCGGCCTCGCGGGTAAAGAAGCGGAACGCGTCGATATGCGTGCACTTGAGCTGGCTAGCTTCCACCACAGCGTCCGTTTCCTCCCGACCGAGCCGCAGCGGTTCCGGATGCCGGGGAGTGTCGCGGTACACCATCGCCCACTCGTGCAACCCGAAGCACCCGAGCTGAGGTGCGCGCCCGGCCGTGGCCCGCAGCAGGCGCTCAATGTAGTCGATTGTCTTCCCGCGCTGGTCCAGGTGAGCCGTCACATCGAGTGCCCAGGCCGTGCCTTCCTCGGCATGCCCTTCATAGTCGACGCCACAACGCTCCCATTCCCACCAGCCATACTGGTCCTTAAACGAGGGCAACGACCGGGAGGGCGCACCAGCGCCCTGTTCGCTCGCGGAGTCCGATGGAACCTCCAGCCCGACCCCAGCACCGGGGTGCCAGCGCCCCAGCTTGGCCGGGGTGGTGGGGTAGTAGTTGAACATGAAATCCCACACGGGGTGGCGCTCGCCGTGGCTGCGGCGGCGCAGATGTGCGGCGGTGAGCTCTTCCACGCGAGCACGGTGTGCCTGTTGGCGGGCGGTCCACTCGCCGGCTGTGAGCACGCGACGGATGGGGGAGTTAGTCATGCGTCCAATCTCGCACGGTTCCCACCAATTCCTCAATGATGTCCTCAAGGGTGACCATGCCGATGATCGTGTTCGAGTCGTCCACCACTGCTGCGACGTGGTTGGAGGATAGGCGCATGCGGCGCATGGCGACGTCGAAGTTCACACCAGCCTCGACCTCAATGAGGGGGCGAACATCAAGGGAATCCAGCATGGTGGTGGACGGATCCGCGATGGGCGCGAGGTTATCGAGCACGTCCTTGACGTGGACGTAGCCGACCCACTTTCCGTCCGGATCGGTGACGGGGAAGCGGGAGAAACCCGTTTCCGTCACGGCTTCCTCGACGTCCTTGACGGATACGCATTCCCCGGTGCGGACGATGGTGCGCACGCGGTCGACGGGGATGAGAACCTCCTGGAGTGTGCGCTTCGAACTAGTCAGCGCCTTATCAAGGCGGGCCGCCTCAGCGGGAGCGATGAGGCCCTCGGAGCGGGATTCCTGGATCATGCTGGCCAACTCGGAGGCGGACACGGTGGAGTCCAGCTCGTCCTTTTGCTCCACACCCATGAGCTTCAGCGTCTGCCGGGCGATCCAGTTGAGCATCACCATGATCGGGTGAGTGATCTTGACGAACAGCAGGTGCGCAGGCACCAGGGACGTGGCGACGGTTTCCGGGCCCGCCAACGCGATGTTTTTCGGCACCATCTCGCCGATGATGATGTGCAGCATCGTGACGATGAGCAAGCTGATGGCGAAGCCGACCGGGTGGAGCAACTCTTCCGGGAGCCCTAGGGCGTTGAAGGGGGCCTCGATGATGTGCGCGATGGCGGGCTCGCCGACTTTACCCAGAAGCAGCGAGGCCACGGTGATGCCGAACTGAGCGCCCGCAAGCATGATGGACAGGTGCTCGGTGGCGAATAACACCTTGCCTGCCCGGCGGTTACCCGAGGCGATCATCGAATCCAGGCGGTCCTTGCGGCTGGAAATGAGCGCGAACTCCACGGCCACGAAGAAGCCATTGAGGAATAGCAGGAAGATCGCAAAGAGAACTGCGAAGATATCAGAGGTTCCCATTACTTGTCCCCCTCCTTGATCGGTTGGAGGGTGACGCGGTCAATGCGGCGATTGTCCATCGTCGTGACCGTGGCTTCCCAGCGGTTGGGGATGCCTGTTTCAAAGCTGTCCATGCCTTCGTTGTCGCCGAGGGGGAGTAGCACGGTGTCGCCCTCCTTCGGGATGCGGCCCAGCGTGGCCATGATGAGGCCACCGAGGGTTTCGTAGTCACCTTCGGGGGCGGTGTACCCCACGGCATCGTGCAGCTCGTCCGTGCGAACAAGGCCGGAGATCTCCCAGGTGGAGCCATTTCGGCGGACTTCTTCGTCCTCTTCCTTGTTGTCGTGTTCGTCCCAGACTTCGCCGAGGATTTCCTCCACCACGTCTTCGATGGTGACGAGACCGGCGGTGCCGCCGTATTCGTCGACGACGAGGACCAGCTGAGAACCGGCCCTGCGTACCTGGTTGAGGACGTCGTCGCCGGAGAGGGAATCGGGGACTGAGGGGACGGGCTTTGCCATGGACGCCACCGTGGTGGTGGCGCGCTCATCAGCAGGGATGGTGAGAGCATCCTTGACGTGAACCACACCCATGGTGTCGTCCAGGTCGCCGCGGGTGACGGGGAAGCGGGAGTATCCCGTGTCATAGGCGAGCTTGATGAGATCCAGCGCGGTGTCATCCTGGTTGAGGGATTCCACGGTGGAGCGCGGGGTCATGATGTCCTCGGCGGTAGCGTCGCTAAAGCGCAGGGAAAGATCAAGAATGCGGGCCTTTGCCTGAGTAAAACCGCCGGAGCCGGTGGAGTTTCGGACAAGTGCCGATAGCTCTTCAGCGGATCGTGCCGAGGCCAGTTCATCGGCGGGCTCGATGCCGAGCTTGCGAACGACCGCATTGGCGCACTTATTCAAGAGGTTGATGAACCACTTGAAGATGGTGTTGAAAATCCACACCGGGCGAACGGTCGCCCGCGCCATACCCATTGGGTTGGTGATGGAGAGGTTCTTGGGCACCAGCTCGCCAAAGACCATCGACAGAATCGTCGCCACGATCAGCGAGAGGACGAGTGCGATGGCAACGGAGGCAGAATCCGGCACACCGATGAGCCGGAAAAGCGGGGTGAAGAACTTCGCCAGGATGGGCTCTGCGAGGTAACCCGTGGCAAGGGTAGTAATCGTGATGCCCAGCTGAGCGCCGGAGAGCACAAACGAGAGATCACCGTGCGCCTTGCGGATGAGCTTGGCAGTGCTGTCATTTTTCTCCCGGACGTGCTGTTCCACGGTGGAGCGCTCCACGCCCGTGAGTGCGAACTCGACCGCCACGAACATGCCTGTTGCCGCGGTGAGCAGGACGAACAGGATGAGCCCGACTATCGATAAGAGAATTTCCACAGTTGCCCCTTACGCGCGAATGTCCCGCGCAACAACTGCTGCAATGTCGTGGGCCGGAACGACTGTGGGTTCCACCCCGGCTTTGCGCATCATCGTCAGAGTGTCGCTTTCTGATTCTGTGAATGTGAGTGTGACGACCGTACCCGAGGCTCCCGCCCGGGCCGTGCGACCGGCACGGTGGACGTAGGCCTTGTGCTCGGCGGGAGGATCAATGTGCACCACGAGTTCGACTCCCTTAATGTCGATTCCTCGGGCGGCAATGTCGGTGGCGACGAGAACACTGGCCTTGCCAGAAGCGAAATTCTCCATAGTGGACGTTCTGCTTCCCTGGCCCTTGTTCCCGTGCAGCCCCACTGCCGTGATCCCCGCGCGAGTGAGCTTTTTTACCTGCCGGTCAACCGCGTGCTTGGTTCGCATGAACATTACCGTTTTCACGCCCAAAGAACCAAGATCAATAACCGTCCGGGAACGATCCTCCCGGTCCTGCGCCACGGCAAGGAAGTGGGTCATGGAATCGACCGTTGCTTCAGCTTCACCGGTTGAGTGGGTGACCGGATCGTGCATGAACTTATCCACGAGCACCTGGACATCTCCATCCAACGTTGCGGAGAACAACAGGTGCTGGGCGCGTGGGGGCATCGCGTTGAGCAGCTTGGTGACCTGCGGAAGGAAACCCATGTCCGCCATCTGATCGGCCTCGTCGAGGGCGACGATGGTGACGTCGTCAAAGCTCAGCTCCTTATTGTTGAGCAGGTCTTGCGCCCGGCCCGGTGTGGCAATGAGGATGTCAACAGGGCGGGCGAGTGCCGTGATGTTGCGCTGGATCTTCACGCCACCAATGACCTCGAGCACGCGCTGGCCCATGGCGTTCGCGAGCGGTTCGAGCCGTTCGCGGACCTGGGCGGCCAGCTCGCGCGTAGGGACCAAAACGACGCCCCGTGGACGGCGCGGCTTGGATGCACCCTGAGCCAGCTTCTGGATGATGGGCAGGCCAAACGTGAACGTCTTGCCCGACCCCGTAGGGCCGCGGCCGAGCACATCGCGACCTTCCAGAGCTTGCGGGATCGCCGCAGCCTGGATGGGGAAGGGGTGAGTGAGTCCCTCGGCCCGCAGGGCGCGGACGATGGGGTCGGACAACCCCAAGTCCGCAAACGTTGTGCCGGTATCCGCAAGCTGGGATGGCTGCTGGGCCGGTTGGCTGCGCTGGTTCAGCTGCGTTGGCTGGAGTCGCTGGGGCTTCTGGGGCTGCCGAGCCTGCTTGCTCCGCTGGGAGCGGGGCTGGTTCCTTGAGCTGCCCTTGGCAGCGTTCTTTGGCCGGCTTGTTGAGCTCTTCTTTGAACTGCGCTTTGAGCCTGCCTTAGCGCCATTTTTCGCGCTTCCCTGAGAGCCGCCCTGGTAGCTGCCCTGAGAGCTGCGCTTCGAGCGACCCGGGGGGTTGTTGCGCTGCACAGCGCGGCTGCCTCGACGTACCACGCGACGCCGAGGACGGGATGAACCCCCAGATCCCCGAGAGGACCCCGATCTGGAGCCGGACGAGGAGTCTGAGGGTGAATCAGATGCGGAATGAGACCGAGACGGCACTTACGCCTCGACCTCGCTACGGTCACCAGACCACAGAGTGTGGAACGTGCCCTCGGCATCGACGCGCTTGTAGGTGTGCGCACCGAAGAAGTCACGCTGCCCCTGGATGAGAGCGGCCGGTAGTCGCTCGGCACGCAGGGAATCGTAGTACGACAGCGAGGACGCGAACACCGGAACCGGCAGACCAAGCTGGGTAGCAGCGATGACCACGCGACGCCACGAGTCCACCAGGCCCTTCAGCTCGTCGTTGAAGTACGGAGCCAGCAGCAACGTGGCGAGATCCGGGTTGGAGTCGTAGGCATCGCGAATGCGGTTGAGGAACTTCGCGCGGATGATGCAACCGCCGCGCCAGATCGTTGCCAGATCGCGGGGATCCACGTTCCAGTTGTGCTCATCCGACCCGGCCTTGATCTCGTCAAAGCCCTGCGCGTACGCGACCAACTTGGAGGCGTACAGCGCGCGGCGAACGTCGTCGATAAACGCATCGCGATCGACGCCCAGCTCCTCGAGGGTGGTGAGTTCGCCGGAGGGCAGGTTGCCGATGGTCGCATCACGCTGAGCGCGAGCACCCGACAGAGCGCGGGCAAACACGGCCTCGCCAATGCCGGTCACAGGAATACCCAGGTCGAGGGCGGCCTTCACCGTCCAACGGCCGGTACCCTTTTGGCCTGCAGAGTCCACGATGACATCGATCAGTGGCTTGCCCGTTGTGGCGTCGACCTGAGCGAGAACCTCGGAAGTGATCTCAATGAGGTAAGAATCCAAGTCACCCTGGTTCCACTGCTTGAACACCTCAGCGATCTCCGCGGGCTCCATGCCAGCGCCGTAACGGAGAAGCTGGTAGGCCTCGCCGATGACCTGCATGTCCGCGTACTCGATGCCGTTGTGAACCATCTTCACGAAGTGGCCGGCCCCATCGGGTCCAATGTGGGTGACACATGGGGTGCCATCCACGTGGGCGGAAATGGACTCGAGCAGCGGGCCGAGAGCCTCCCAGGACTTCTCCGGGCCGCCGGGCATGATGGACGGGCCGTTGAGGGCGCCCTCCTCGCCGCCGGAGATGCCGGCGCCGACGAAATTCAGTCCACGCTTGGACATCTCAGCTTCACGCCGGATCGTGTCGGTGTAGAGGGAGTTGCCGCCATCGATGATGATGTCTCCCTCTTCCATGGCATCGGCAAGTTGGCCGATGACGGCGTCCGTGGCCTTACCTGCCTGGACCATGATGAGAGCGCGGCGAGGGCGCTCCAAGGAGGCGACGAACTCTTCGATCGTTGCAGACGGGACGAAGCTGCCGGTGGAGCCGAACTCCTCCATGAAAGCGTCCGTCTTGGACGTGGTGCGGTTGTAGACGGCCACAGTGTGACCCTTGCTGGCGAAGTTACGTGCGATGTTGGATCCCATCACGGCGAGACCGACCACGCCAATCTGTGCAGAACCGGTGGTGGCGGAAGCATCCTGTGCAGAATCCGAGGAATTGTCCGAAGCAATAGTCATGGTTTCATATTCTACAGGCCAAACGCTGGGTTATGGTTGGCAGACCATACTCACACAGAGTCACACACAGTAATAACTAGATTCAGTTGTTGTTGATCGTTGCTAGTGGCCGTCGATAGCAGTCGGCCAAGGGACAAGGGTCGACAACCGAAGCTCGAGGATGAAGGAAAGAGGAGATCGTAGAGTGAGCACATCCGACGGACAGGCGCCAGAATCAACTCAGTCGCCCGAGCAGGCAGCGGAACAAGCGCTGCGCGCGCTTCAGCGGTTCCAAGAGTTGTCGGTCGCTGGCGCACAACGTCCGCTGACCGACGATGAAGTGGCGGAGGTCAACGAGTTCACCGCGCGGCACCCATCCCTGGATAGGTTGCTCGGCGTGCGCTACCGAGTGGTGGAGCCACAGCGCATCCAGATCGCGCTGACCATTCGAGAAGATCACCTGCAACCGTGGGGCATCACCAATGGTGGCGTGTACTCATCGCTCGGGGAGACGGCGGGGTCCATGGCCAGCTTCTTGGCCGCGGGTTCGGGGCCGATCGTCATGGGCACCTCGAATGAGACGCACTTCCTGCGTCCGAGCTCGGCCGGGGATGTCATTGTTTCGACGGCGACCCCGGAGAACCTGGGAAGAACTTCGCACCTGTGGCGGATTGAGCACCGCAACGAGGGTTCGGGCAAGTTGTGCGCCTTGACTTTCCTCAAGACGACCGTGGTCGTAGATAAGTCATTCTCGGACAAGTAGAACCAACAAGTAGAACCAAAAAGCCGCGCCCGCCGGACTCAGGGTTTGTGAGTCCGTCGGGCGCGGTGTGCAGCAGCTAGTAGGCAGTCCAGCCGCGCTACAGCCCCTAGTCGGAGATGGCGCGGGTATCGCGGCCCTCGCCGAAGCGCAGGTTATCGCGAACCTCGATGGAGCGGATGCCTTCCTTATCCTCCATCTCGCGCAGCTTACGCAGTGCGTTGCGGGCGTGGAGCTGCTGGCGGGTAGCCACGAGCTGCCAACGTCGGCGAGAAACGGAGTTCAGGCCCCAGCTGAAGGCTGCGACCGCGCGGTTTCGGAAGCCAACCATGTACAGCAGGTGCAGGATCAGCCACATGACCCAGCCAACAAAGCCGGATACCTCGGCCTTGTTCATCTTCACCACAGCGCTGAAGCGGGAGACGATGGCCATGGAGCCCTTGTCGAAGTAGCTGAACGGCGCGCGTGCCTCGGGGGAGGTGCCGTTGGTGGCCTCATCGATGATGGTCTTGGCGGCGTACTGGCCACCCTGCATGGCAACCTGAGCCACACCCGGGAGGCGATCCTTGCTCATCATGTCGCCGATGATGAAGACGTTGCGGTACTCGCCCAGAGTCAGGTCATCGTTGACCGGAACGCGACCAGCGCGGTCGACTTCCACGCCAGCCTGCTCGGCAACGTGCTTGCCCAGCGGGGATGCGGCCACACCAGCGGACCAGATCTTGGCGTAGGAGGGAACGAAGGTCTCCTCGCCGGTTTTCATGTTCTTGAAGCGAACGCCCTGCTTGTTGACGTCGGTGACGAGGGAGTTGAGCACGATCTCGACGCCGAGGTCTTCCAAGCGGCGGGCAGCCTTGCGGCCGAGGCGCTTGCCGAACGGGGCGAGAACCTGGGAACCGCCGTCGACGAGGAGGATTCGGGTGTTTTCGGTGTCGATCTCGCGGAACTCGTCGCGCAGGGTGCGGTGGGACATCTCGGCGAGCTGGCCGGCCAGCTCCACACCGGTGGGGCCGGCGCCGACGACCACGAAGGTCAGCAGGCGCTCACGCTCAGCGGGATCCTCGGTGATTTCCGCACGCTCGAAGGCGCCAGTGAGGCGAGCGCGGATCTCCAGAGCATCATCCACGGACTTCATGCCCGGCGCGAACTCGGCGAACTGCTCGTTGCCGAAGTAGGACTGGCCAGCGCCCGCTGCCATGATGAGGGAATCGAATTCCAGGACGGCATCCTTGCCGCCCAGGTCGGCGGTGACGGTCTGGGCCTTCAGATCGACGTTGCGCACTTCGCCCTTGACGACGCGCACGTTGTCCTGGTCCGCCAGGATCTGGCGGATGGCGGGGGCGATTTCGCCCTCGGAGAGAATACCGGTCGCTACTTGGTACAGCAGCGGTTGGAAGAGGTGGTGGTTGGTGCGATCGACGATCGTCACGGAGACGTTTTCGTCCTTGAAACGCTTAGCTGCAAAAAGTCCGCCAAAGCCCGCGCCGATGATGACGACGTGGTGGCGTCCGCCAGCCGGGCGGTGGGGTGTGCTGCTCATATGGTTGGCTCTCCTAAAAAATGTACAAACACTTCGTTCGCCCCATCCTAGCCCTTTGTGCGGAATGCCTCACATTGAAAAGTTGTGCTTAGGGAAAGCTGAGGGAAAAAGACACCCAAATAGCCACTTGTGGCCAAAGAATGAGCAGAAAGTGGTTGTGCCTCCGTGGGAAAATGTTGTTTTCCTAGTAACTTCGGGGGAGCAGCGCCAACGGAGGAGGTATCGGTTTATGCCGGAGTACAACCGGTCGTACGTTGACGCGCGCCGTTGGCCCTACCTCGTAGACCAGCCGCAAGCGCCGTTGATGGGTCGGCGTGCGCAGGACGTGTCGCAGCGGCTCGAGCAGAGCCTCGTCGCTCACGGCATTGGCCTGGACTCCCGCACGGTGCCCTACTTCCACATGTACGACGGCCAAGTGATCGACCGGATGGTCGCTCGGGGATGGCTGGGGTTGGCCGAAGGGTACATGCTGGGCGAGTGGACGGCTGATCCTTTGCCCGACGTCCTCAGCGCGCTCTTGGACCAGCCACTGGAGGGAAAACTCGGGCGGGTCTTCGCCCGTCGGGCAGCGAAGCAGCGGGCGAAAGGTACAGTGCCCGGAACCGGTGAACTCCCCGAAGGACTGGTGGAGCTCTACGCCGGAGCCACGCGCGCAACCGGAGCGGCGCAATTCAGTTCATCGTCGAGAACAACGGCTACCGAGATGATCGAAGTTCCGGTGGCGCAGGGATCCCGGAAGACAGTTCCCGCCACCGTGGACTTCACATGGTTCGGGGAACCCGATGGAGCAGACCGGCTGGACCTCGACGATTGCCAGATGAGGCGGATTGAGGGAATGCTCACCGAGGCCAGCGTAGGCCGCGGTGACCGAGTGCTGGAGCTCCCAAGCACCGGCGGCCAGCTGGCGATCCAGGCAGCCCTGCGCGGGGCCAGCGTGGATATTCTGTGCTCGGACGAGGATCACGCCCTCGCTGTGGAAGCCCGTGTGCGGGCAGCTGGGGTGGGCGGGGCCATCCAGATCGAGGTCATTGACCAGCCGATTCCCTCGCCACGGCAGTGGTCCGGCCGTTACCACGCGGTATTTTCTGTGGAGCGGATGGAAACGCTGGGTACTGCAGGTCTGCGACAGTACCTGAGAGCCGTTGACCGGATGCTCGCAGCAGATGGAGTGGCGGTCATTCAAACGGTGGTGGCCACCGAATCAATGCGGGAGACTGCGCGAGAATCCTTGGACGTGATGCGGTCGTACGTGTGGCCAGCCCTCGAGTATCCGACGGTGGAAGCGGTGCGGACCACGGTCGCGGGGCACACGGGGCTGCGGGTAGCCGCCGAAAACTACATGGGGGCGCACCTGGCCGCCACTATTCCCCTGTGGCGAGCCAACTTCATGGCACGCGAGCGGCAGGCGGCGGCAGCGGGCTTTGACCAGGTTTTCCGCAGGCTGTGGGATTATCAGCTGGCTCTGCATGATGCATTGGTTGCCGGTGGGGACATTGATTGTGTTCAGTTTGTGCTGCGGCCTCGACGGTGACAATCCCTGGCGCTAAGAACCCAACGGAGAAGCTGAACAAACAGGCTGAATAGATGGGTGATTAGCACCACACAATGGCAACGGCAAGGATTTTAATAGACATTTGACACCTGCGGTTCTAGCATTATCCGGGTGGGTAACGAAGGGAGTCTCAAGAAGCTCGGTCCGGCCAGAGTCGTCGCCGCTGGTTTCTTAGTACTCATTTTCTCAGGAGCGCTACTGCTCACGCTGCCAGTCATGACTGCCAGCGGTACATCGACGTCGTTCAAGGACGCCCTGTTCACTGCGACGTCCGCAGTGAGCCTGACCGGTCTGATCACCGTGGATACGGGATCACACTGGAATCTTCTCGGCCAGGCTGTCGTGGTCATCCTTATTCAGCTCGGTGGTTTGGGCATCATGAGTATGACGTCCGTCGCCGGTTGGCTTTTGACGGGCCGAGTGGGGTTGAAGTCCCGCATGAATGCCGCTGCGGAGGGGCGTAGCCAATCCGCCGGCGGGGTGCGCCGCATTCTCGGGTGGACATTGGCACTGACGTTCACGACCGAGGCCTTCGTTGCCGTGATCATCACGGGACGAATGATGATCAACTACGACATGAGCTTCAAACACGCCATCTGGGAGGGCATCTTCCACTCCGTGTCCGCGTTTAACAACGCTGGTTTCGGACTGCGGTCGGATAGTTTGGTGCCCTACGTGGGCGATGCCTGGATCATCATTCCCATCGCGCTGTCGTTCATGATCGGCGGCCTCGGCTTTCCCGTGCTGTCAGAGCTCGTCTCGCGCACCTTGCGCAAGCTCAGGGGAATCCAGGTGCCCAGCCACCTTTCGGTGACGTGCCAGATGACGCTGTTCGGCACGACGATCCTCGTCCTCGCCGGTTGGTTCATGGTGCTGGCTCTTGAGTGGTCCGGCGTGCTGTCCGGAATGGGGTTCGGGGAAAAACTCCTCGCGTCCTTCTTCCAGGGCGTCACACCACGTACCGCAGGCTTCAACTCCCTGGACTACGGCCAAATGCACCCCATCACGCTCATGGGTACGGACATCCTCATGATCATCGGTGGTGGTTCTGCCGGTACCGCCGGTGGTATCAAGATCACCACCATCGTGGTGCTCGCGGCTGGCATGGCGGCCGAGTTCAAGGGCGAGAAGAGCGCCATCGTTGCCAAGCGCAGGATTAGCAGTGGCGTGATCCGTCAGGCCATGACTGTGGCCGCTGCAGGTGTGACGTTTGTCGTTATCGCCATCGGTGCTCTGCGGTGGATGGACCCACAATTCAATGGAGACCAAGTCACCTTCGAGGTGGTCTCGGCCTTCGCCACCGTGGGCCTGAGTACCGGCATTACAGCACAACTGAGCACCGGTTCCCAGCTTGTTCTCTGTGCGATGATGTACTTGGGCCGTATCGGACCCATCACACTCGTTTCTTCGCTAGCTATGCGCAACATCAAGAGACGTTTCGAATACCCAGTAGAAAGGCCGTTCATTGGTTAATTCGTTCAACAACCTGTTCCGGACGAAGCACCGCATCAACATCCCGCCGGTAACGGTCATCGGTCTTGGCCGGTTCGGTTCCGCGCTGGCCCAGGAGCTCATCGACAACGGTGTTGAGGTGCAGGGCATCGATGAGCACGAGAAGGTCATTGCAGAGCACTCTGCGGTGCTCACCGAGGCTGCCATGGCCGATACCACCGATATCGAGGCTCTCAAGCAACTTGGCGTCCACGACGTCGATCGTGTGGTTCTGGCGATCGGTTCCGACCTGGAGGCATCGATCCTCACCGCGTCACACCTCGTGGAAATGGGCATCCCGGATATCTGGGCGAAAGCCGATTCCACGGCGCACGCACGCATCCTCACCCAGCTCGGTGTGCACCACGTGGTTCACCCTGAGCGCGACACGGGCCGTCGTGTCGCTCACCTGTTGGGCGGCAAGTTCCAGGATTTCGCCGTGTTCGACAAGAGCTACGGCATGATCAAGATGGCACCACCATCAAGCCTGTGCTCGCGGGAAATCGACGCCGAGCGGCTGTGGAATCAACACCACGTCGCTATTGTCTCGGTGCACACCAAGGACGGCGGCTGGGCACCATTCCTGCCGCACCACCCACTGAGTACCGAGGATCTCATTATCGTGGCCGGTAACCCCGAGAACTTGGAGAAGTTCTCGGAGATCTAATGGCCGGATCTAGCGGTCGGACCTAGCGGCCAGATAACCGTCTAGATACCGTCGCTTGCGCGGGGTGTCTCTCCCCGCGGCTAGACGTGGTGGAGGTCGATGTCCTTGGTCTCCGTCATGCGGAAAATCGCGATGAGCGTGATGCCCGTGACAACCGCCAGGTAGAGGCCCACGCTGCCCACACCGTAGGCGTTGACCAGTGCGGTTGCAATGAACGGCGCTACCGCAGCACCCAGGATGGAGCTGACGTTGTAGGCGATGCCGGAGCCCGTGTAGCGCACGTTGGTGGGGAACATCTCCGGCAGTACGGCGGACATGGGACCGAAGATGAGTCCCATGAGGAACATGCCAATCGCCAGCCACACCGTCACGGTAGCGATGGTTGCGCTACCCTGCGTGAGGAACACCGCGAAGGTTGCAGCGAAGACGAGCATGAGCACCGAGACGATCCCCAGGAAGCGCTTGCGGCCAATCTGGTCTGCCCAGCGCCCCGCCAGCGGCACTGCCGCGGCGAAGAATAAGATGGTGACTAGCTGCATCTTCAGGAAGGTCACGTAGGGGATACCCAGGCCGGCGGACTTGGCCGGGTTGGCAATGCCGTAGGAAAGTACCCACGTGGTGACCAGGTAGAACAGCGTGTAGGTGGACAGCATCACCGCGGTGCCCAGGATCATCGGGCGCCACGCGGTCTTGAAAACCTCGCCGAGGGGAGAATCGGCCTTCTTGCCG
Encoded here:
- a CDS encoding hemolysin family protein codes for the protein MEILLSIVGLILFVLLTAATGMFVAVEFALTGVERSTVEQHVREKNDSTAKLIRKAHGDLSFVLSGAQLGITITTLATGYLAEPILAKFFTPLFRLIGVPDSASVAIALVLSLIVATILSMVFGELVPKNLSITNPMGMARATVRPVWIFNTIFKWFINLLNKCANAVVRKLGIEPADELASARSAEELSALVRNSTGSGGFTQAKARILDLSLRFSDATAEDIMTPRSTVESLNQDDTALDLIKLAYDTGYSRFPVTRGDLDDTMGVVHVKDALTIPADERATTTVASMAKPVPSVPDSLSGDDVLNQVRRAGSQLVLVVDEYGGTAGLVTIEDVVEEILGEVWDEHDNKEEDEEVRRNGSTWEISGLVRTDELHDAVGYTAPEGDYETLGGLIMATLGRIPKEGDTVLLPLGDNEGMDSFETGIPNRWEATVTTMDNRRIDRVTLQPIKEGDK
- a CDS encoding PaaI family thioesterase, which produces MSTSDGQAPESTQSPEQAAEQALRALQRFQELSVAGAQRPLTDDEVAEVNEFTARHPSLDRLLGVRYRVVEPQRIQIALTIREDHLQPWGITNGGVYSSLGETAGSMASFLAAGSGPIVMGTSNETHFLRPSSAGDVIVSTATPENLGRTSHLWRIEHRNEGSGKLCALTFLKTTVVVDKSFSDK
- a CDS encoding hemolysin family protein — protein: MGTSDIFAVLFAIFLLFLNGFFVAVEFALISSRKDRLDSMIASGNRRAGKVLFATEHLSIMLAGAQFGITVASLLLGKVGEPAIAHIIEAPFNALGLPEELLHPVGFAISLLIVTMLHIIIGEMVPKNIALAGPETVATSLVPAHLLFVKITHPIMVMLNWIARQTLKLMGVEQKDELDSTVSASELASMIQESRSEGLIAPAEAARLDKALTSSKRTLQEVLIPVDRVRTIVRTGECVSVKDVEEAVTETGFSRFPVTDPDGKWVGYVHVKDVLDNLAPIADPSTTMLDSLDVRPLIEVEAGVNFDVAMRRMRLSSNHVAAVVDDSNTIIGMVTLEDIIEELVGTVRDWTHD
- a CDS encoding DEAD/DEAH box helicase; its protein translation is MNQRSQPAQQPSQLADTGTTFADLGLSDPIVRALRAEGLTHPFPIQAAAIPQALEGRDVLGRGPTGSGKTFTFGLPIIQKLAQGASKPRRPRGVVLVPTRELAAQVRERLEPLANAMGQRVLEVIGGVKIQRNITALARPVDILIATPGRAQDLLNNKELSFDDVTIVALDEADQMADMGFLPQVTKLLNAMPPRAQHLLFSATLDGDVQVLVDKFMHDPVTHSTGEAEATVDSMTHFLAVAQDREDRSRTVIDLGSLGVKTVMFMRTKHAVDRQVKKLTRAGITAVGLHGNKGQGSRTSTMENFASGKASVLVATDIAARGIDIKGVELVVHIDPPAEHKAYVHRAGRTARAGASGTVVTLTFTESESDTLTMMRKAGVEPTVVPAHDIAAVVARDIRA
- the gndA gene encoding NADP-dependent phosphogluconate dehydrogenase, with the translated sequence MTIASDNSSDSAQDASATTGSAQIGVVGLAVMGSNIARNFASKGHTVAVYNRTTSKTDAFMEEFGSTGSFVPSATIEEFVASLERPRRALIMVQAGKATDAVIGQLADAMEEGDIIIDGGNSLYTDTIRREAEMSKRGLNFVGAGISGGEEGALNGPSIMPGGPEKSWEALGPLLESISAHVDGTPCVTHIGPDGAGHFVKMVHNGIEYADMQVIGEAYQLLRYGAGMEPAEIAEVFKQWNQGDLDSYLIEITSEVLAQVDATTGKPLIDVIVDSAGQKGTGRWTVKAALDLGIPVTGIGEAVFARALSGARAQRDATIGNLPSGELTTLEELGVDRDAFIDDVRRALYASKLVAYAQGFDEIKAGSDEHNWNVDPRDLATIWRGGCIIRAKFLNRIRDAYDSNPDLATLLLAPYFNDELKGLVDSWRRVVIAATQLGLPVPVFASSLSYYDSLRAERLPAALIQGQRDFFGAHTYKRVDAEGTFHTLWSGDRSEVEA